In Mytilus edulis chromosome 7, xbMytEdul2.2, whole genome shotgun sequence, a single genomic region encodes these proteins:
- the LOC139483500 gene encoding uncharacterized protein, whose product MASETEECLCDHRENIKNNWSIWNKKREQKQCDANCQGLSEEALSQIPSNTELHRMSVNCETPMLHDLALHLGMEEMVWNDMEYNYPGNIQLVKFLTLMHLKENDEISFSELDNGLREMEITTHKLCVVRRRKQVKSSIPDDILDCIPSDEILDRLAPLVGKIVFQLGIELGLSVEEIESIKENSTE is encoded by the exons ATGGCCTCCGAGACTGAGGAATGTCTTTGTGATCACcgagaaaacattaaaaataactgGAGTATTTGGAACAAGAAAAGG GAACAAAAGCAGTGTGATGCTAATTGTCAAG GTTTAAGTGAAGAGGCCTTATCTCAGATTCCAAGTAACACAGAGTTACATCGTATGTCTGTTAATTGTGAGACACCCATGCTTCACGATTTGGCTCTTCATCTTGGAATGGAAGAGATGGTATGGAATGATATGGAATACAATTACCCAGGAAATATACAGCTGGTCAAGTTTTTGACACTAATGCATTTGAAAGAGAATGATGAAATCAGTTTCTCAGAATTGGACAACGGATTGAGAGAAATGGAAATAACAACACATAAACTATGTGTG GTTCGTCGTAGAAAACAAGTAAAATCTA GTATTCCTGACGATATTCTAGACTGTATTCCATCAGATGAAATTTTAGATAGATTAGCTCCACTAGTTGGCAAGATAGTTTTTCAACTAGGAATAGAACTTGGACTGTCTGTAGAAGAGATAGAAAGCATTAAAGAGAACAGCACAGAATAA